The following are encoded together in the Cicer arietinum cultivar CDC Frontier isolate Library 1 chromosome 2, Cicar.CDCFrontier_v2.0, whole genome shotgun sequence genome:
- the LOC101504026 gene encoding uncharacterized protein isoform X3: protein MKEAMARRRKLNIRHRASDNEGIQSTSNNTNSTNVEGSNVAETRSSPCHAEGVIQVEPKRARGPTKMLDVWEMEHGDLIIVNLDKYGRPIGEEGTTLTRFIGSVARRYQYAPINYKSWKVMPNDYKEEMLKLIESKFEFVPPINDLTREMLKSELNEKWRQWKGDLKSMAYDPTKTEEEVASLVPDDRVDPNQYRGLVHHWFSDEGQKISKINRQNRAKFEDVHCMGSKSLPKFIDEKIKKGKGVLPGRKEIYIDTRTRKDGTIVNEKAAKLIEELKKHNNEAGTSQSTQDTQGSMSWKDDIFYQVQGPDKNGRVRCMGKIPHSKKSKVCASENEELRERVKNMENLLANVMTLIQNRFSGADVNDIIQAARQVPDATSAQNHLNSLSPNNNENNENGED from the exons ATGAA AGAAGCAATGGCTCGAAGAAGAAAGTTAAATATTCGACATCGAGCAAGTGATAATGAAGGAATTCAGTCTACTTCTAATAATACAAACTCAACCAATGTAGAAGGAAGTAATGTTGCAGAAACTCGTTCTAGTCCTTGTCATGCAGAAGGTGTCATAC aAGTAGAGCCTAAACGGGCTAGAGGTCCTACAAAAATGTTAGATGTATGGGAAATGGAACATGGTGATTTAATAATCGTTAATTTGGACAAATATGGTCGACCCATTGGTGAGGAAGGGACAACTCTAACTCGTTTCATTGGTAGCGTAGCTAGAAGGTATCAATATGCTCCTATCAACTACAAGTCATGGAAAGTTATGCCAAATGATTACAAAGaagaaatgttgaaattaataGAG agtaaatttgagtttgttcctCCAATAAATGACTTAACAAGAGAAATGTTAAAATCTGAGCTGAATGAGAAATGGAGGCAATGGAAGGGTGATCTAAAGTCAATGGCATATGACCCTACTAAAACAGAAGAAGAAGTTGCATCTCTTGTACCAGATGATAGGGTTGACCCAAATCAATATCGTGGTTTGGTTCATCATTGGTTTTCTGATGAAGGACAA aaaataagtaaaattaataggcAAAATCGTGCTAAATTTGAAGATGTTCATTGTATGGGTTCAAAAAGTCTCCCAAAGTTTATTGATGAGAAg ATAAAAAAGGGAAAAGGAGTGTTGCCTGGACGTAAAGAGATTTACATTGATACCCGTACTCGTAAAGATGGAACAATTGTCAATGAAAAGGCTGCaaaattgatt gaagaactaaaaaaacataataatgagGCTGGAACTTCTCAATCAACCCAAGACACACAAGGTTCTATGTCTTGGAAGGATGACATATTTTATCAAGTACAAGGACCTGATAAAAACGGACGTGTGCGATGTATGGGCAAGATTCCTCATTCTAAAAAATCGAAGGTTTGTGCATCTGAAAATGAAGAGTTGCGCGAAAGAGTTAAGAATATGGAAAACTTGTTAGCAAATGTGATGACTTTAATTCAAAATCGATTTTCTGGAGCAGATGTTAATGATATAATACAAGCTGCAAGACAG GTTCCTGATGCTACTAGTGctcaaaaccatttgaattcacttagtccaaacaacaacgaaaataatgaaaatg gtgaagattaa
- the LOC101504026 gene encoding uncharacterized protein isoform X1, with protein sequence MKEAMARRRKLNIRHRASDNEGIQSTSNNTNSTNVEGSNVAETRSSPCHAEGVIRESVESHSIPSDIEVEEEQIEKEVEPKRARGPTKMLDVWEMEHGDLIIVNLDKYGRPIGEEGTTLTRFIGSVARRYQYAPINYKSWKVMPNDYKEEMLKLIESKFEFVPPINDLTREMLKSELNEKWRQWKGDLKSMAYDPTKTEEEVASLVPDDRVDPNQYRGLVHHWFSDEGQKISKINRQNRAKFEDVHCMGSKSLPKFIDEKIKKGKGVLPGRKEIYIDTRTRKDGTIVNEKAAKLIEELKKHNNEAGTSQSTQDTQGSMSWKDDIFYQVQGPDKNGRVRCMGKIPHSKKSKVCASENEELRERVKNMENLLANVMTLIQNRFSGADVNDIIQAARQVPDATSAQNHLNSLSPNNNENNENGED encoded by the exons ATGAA AGAAGCAATGGCTCGAAGAAGAAAGTTAAATATTCGACATCGAGCAAGTGATAATGAAGGAATTCAGTCTACTTCTAATAATACAAACTCAACCAATGTAGAAGGAAGTAATGTTGCAGAAACTCGTTCTAGTCCTTGTCATGCAGAAGGTGTCATACGTGAGTCTGTAGAATCTCACTCAATTCCCTCTGATATAGAAGTTGAAgaagaacaaattgaaaaag aAGTAGAGCCTAAACGGGCTAGAGGTCCTACAAAAATGTTAGATGTATGGGAAATGGAACATGGTGATTTAATAATCGTTAATTTGGACAAATATGGTCGACCCATTGGTGAGGAAGGGACAACTCTAACTCGTTTCATTGGTAGCGTAGCTAGAAGGTATCAATATGCTCCTATCAACTACAAGTCATGGAAAGTTATGCCAAATGATTACAAAGaagaaatgttgaaattaataGAG agtaaatttgagtttgttcctCCAATAAATGACTTAACAAGAGAAATGTTAAAATCTGAGCTGAATGAGAAATGGAGGCAATGGAAGGGTGATCTAAAGTCAATGGCATATGACCCTACTAAAACAGAAGAAGAAGTTGCATCTCTTGTACCAGATGATAGGGTTGACCCAAATCAATATCGTGGTTTGGTTCATCATTGGTTTTCTGATGAAGGACAA aaaataagtaaaattaataggcAAAATCGTGCTAAATTTGAAGATGTTCATTGTATGGGTTCAAAAAGTCTCCCAAAGTTTATTGATGAGAAg ATAAAAAAGGGAAAAGGAGTGTTGCCTGGACGTAAAGAGATTTACATTGATACCCGTACTCGTAAAGATGGAACAATTGTCAATGAAAAGGCTGCaaaattgatt gaagaactaaaaaaacataataatgagGCTGGAACTTCTCAATCAACCCAAGACACACAAGGTTCTATGTCTTGGAAGGATGACATATTTTATCAAGTACAAGGACCTGATAAAAACGGACGTGTGCGATGTATGGGCAAGATTCCTCATTCTAAAAAATCGAAGGTTTGTGCATCTGAAAATGAAGAGTTGCGCGAAAGAGTTAAGAATATGGAAAACTTGTTAGCAAATGTGATGACTTTAATTCAAAATCGATTTTCTGGAGCAGATGTTAATGATATAATACAAGCTGCAAGACAG GTTCCTGATGCTACTAGTGctcaaaaccatttgaattcacttagtccaaacaacaacgaaaataatgaaaatg gtgaagattaa
- the LOC101504026 gene encoding uncharacterized protein isoform X2 produces MARRRKLNIRHRASDNEGIQSTSNNTNSTNVEGSNVAETRSSPCHAEGVIRESVESHSIPSDIEVEEEQIEKEVEPKRARGPTKMLDVWEMEHGDLIIVNLDKYGRPIGEEGTTLTRFIGSVARRYQYAPINYKSWKVMPNDYKEEMLKLIESKFEFVPPINDLTREMLKSELNEKWRQWKGDLKSMAYDPTKTEEEVASLVPDDRVDPNQYRGLVHHWFSDEGQKISKINRQNRAKFEDVHCMGSKSLPKFIDEKIKKGKGVLPGRKEIYIDTRTRKDGTIVNEKAAKLIEELKKHNNEAGTSQSTQDTQGSMSWKDDIFYQVQGPDKNGRVRCMGKIPHSKKSKVCASENEELRERVKNMENLLANVMTLIQNRFSGADVNDIIQAARQVPDATSAQNHLNSLSPNNNENNENGED; encoded by the exons ATGGCTCGAAGAAGAAAGTTAAATATTCGACATCGAGCAAGTGATAATGAAGGAATTCAGTCTACTTCTAATAATACAAACTCAACCAATGTAGAAGGAAGTAATGTTGCAGAAACTCGTTCTAGTCCTTGTCATGCAGAAGGTGTCATACGTGAGTCTGTAGAATCTCACTCAATTCCCTCTGATATAGAAGTTGAAgaagaacaaattgaaaaag aAGTAGAGCCTAAACGGGCTAGAGGTCCTACAAAAATGTTAGATGTATGGGAAATGGAACATGGTGATTTAATAATCGTTAATTTGGACAAATATGGTCGACCCATTGGTGAGGAAGGGACAACTCTAACTCGTTTCATTGGTAGCGTAGCTAGAAGGTATCAATATGCTCCTATCAACTACAAGTCATGGAAAGTTATGCCAAATGATTACAAAGaagaaatgttgaaattaataGAG agtaaatttgagtttgttcctCCAATAAATGACTTAACAAGAGAAATGTTAAAATCTGAGCTGAATGAGAAATGGAGGCAATGGAAGGGTGATCTAAAGTCAATGGCATATGACCCTACTAAAACAGAAGAAGAAGTTGCATCTCTTGTACCAGATGATAGGGTTGACCCAAATCAATATCGTGGTTTGGTTCATCATTGGTTTTCTGATGAAGGACAA aaaataagtaaaattaataggcAAAATCGTGCTAAATTTGAAGATGTTCATTGTATGGGTTCAAAAAGTCTCCCAAAGTTTATTGATGAGAAg ATAAAAAAGGGAAAAGGAGTGTTGCCTGGACGTAAAGAGATTTACATTGATACCCGTACTCGTAAAGATGGAACAATTGTCAATGAAAAGGCTGCaaaattgatt gaagaactaaaaaaacataataatgagGCTGGAACTTCTCAATCAACCCAAGACACACAAGGTTCTATGTCTTGGAAGGATGACATATTTTATCAAGTACAAGGACCTGATAAAAACGGACGTGTGCGATGTATGGGCAAGATTCCTCATTCTAAAAAATCGAAGGTTTGTGCATCTGAAAATGAAGAGTTGCGCGAAAGAGTTAAGAATATGGAAAACTTGTTAGCAAATGTGATGACTTTAATTCAAAATCGATTTTCTGGAGCAGATGTTAATGATATAATACAAGCTGCAAGACAG GTTCCTGATGCTACTAGTGctcaaaaccatttgaattcacttagtccaaacaacaacgaaaataatgaaaatg gtgaagattaa
- the LOC101504026 gene encoding uncharacterized protein isoform X4, giving the protein MKEAMARRRKLNIRHRASDNEGIQSTSNNTNSTNVEGSNVAETRSSPCHAEGVIRESVESHSIPSDIEVEEEQIEKEVEPKRARGPTKMLDVWEMEHGDLIIVNLDKYGRPIGEEGTTLTRFIGSVARRYQYAPINYKSWKVMPNDYKEEMLKLIEKISKINRQNRAKFEDVHCMGSKSLPKFIDEKIKKGKGVLPGRKEIYIDTRTRKDGTIVNEKAAKLIEELKKHNNEAGTSQSTQDTQGSMSWKDDIFYQVQGPDKNGRVRCMGKIPHSKKSKVCASENEELRERVKNMENLLANVMTLIQNRFSGADVNDIIQAARQVPDATSAQNHLNSLSPNNNENNENGED; this is encoded by the exons ATGAA AGAAGCAATGGCTCGAAGAAGAAAGTTAAATATTCGACATCGAGCAAGTGATAATGAAGGAATTCAGTCTACTTCTAATAATACAAACTCAACCAATGTAGAAGGAAGTAATGTTGCAGAAACTCGTTCTAGTCCTTGTCATGCAGAAGGTGTCATACGTGAGTCTGTAGAATCTCACTCAATTCCCTCTGATATAGAAGTTGAAgaagaacaaattgaaaaag aAGTAGAGCCTAAACGGGCTAGAGGTCCTACAAAAATGTTAGATGTATGGGAAATGGAACATGGTGATTTAATAATCGTTAATTTGGACAAATATGGTCGACCCATTGGTGAGGAAGGGACAACTCTAACTCGTTTCATTGGTAGCGTAGCTAGAAGGTATCAATATGCTCCTATCAACTACAAGTCATGGAAAGTTATGCCAAATGATTACAAAGaagaaatgttgaaattaataGAG aaaataagtaaaattaataggcAAAATCGTGCTAAATTTGAAGATGTTCATTGTATGGGTTCAAAAAGTCTCCCAAAGTTTATTGATGAGAAg ATAAAAAAGGGAAAAGGAGTGTTGCCTGGACGTAAAGAGATTTACATTGATACCCGTACTCGTAAAGATGGAACAATTGTCAATGAAAAGGCTGCaaaattgatt gaagaactaaaaaaacataataatgagGCTGGAACTTCTCAATCAACCCAAGACACACAAGGTTCTATGTCTTGGAAGGATGACATATTTTATCAAGTACAAGGACCTGATAAAAACGGACGTGTGCGATGTATGGGCAAGATTCCTCATTCTAAAAAATCGAAGGTTTGTGCATCTGAAAATGAAGAGTTGCGCGAAAGAGTTAAGAATATGGAAAACTTGTTAGCAAATGTGATGACTTTAATTCAAAATCGATTTTCTGGAGCAGATGTTAATGATATAATACAAGCTGCAAGACAG GTTCCTGATGCTACTAGTGctcaaaaccatttgaattcacttagtccaaacaacaacgaaaataatgaaaatg gtgaagattaa
- the LOC101504026 gene encoding uncharacterized protein isoform X5: MKEAMARRRKLNIRHRASDNEGIQSTSNNTNSTNVEGSNVAETRSSPCHAEGVIRESVESHSIPSDIEVEEEQIEKEVEPKRARGPTKMLDVWEMEHGDLIIVNLDKYGRPIGEEGTTLTRFIGSVARRYQYAPINYKSWKVMPNDYKEEMLKLIEIKKGKGVLPGRKEIYIDTRTRKDGTIVNEKAAKLIEELKKHNNEAGTSQSTQDTQGSMSWKDDIFYQVQGPDKNGRVRCMGKIPHSKKSKVCASENEELRERVKNMENLLANVMTLIQNRFSGADVNDIIQAARQVPDATSAQNHLNSLSPNNNENNENGED; this comes from the exons ATGAA AGAAGCAATGGCTCGAAGAAGAAAGTTAAATATTCGACATCGAGCAAGTGATAATGAAGGAATTCAGTCTACTTCTAATAATACAAACTCAACCAATGTAGAAGGAAGTAATGTTGCAGAAACTCGTTCTAGTCCTTGTCATGCAGAAGGTGTCATACGTGAGTCTGTAGAATCTCACTCAATTCCCTCTGATATAGAAGTTGAAgaagaacaaattgaaaaag aAGTAGAGCCTAAACGGGCTAGAGGTCCTACAAAAATGTTAGATGTATGGGAAATGGAACATGGTGATTTAATAATCGTTAATTTGGACAAATATGGTCGACCCATTGGTGAGGAAGGGACAACTCTAACTCGTTTCATTGGTAGCGTAGCTAGAAGGTATCAATATGCTCCTATCAACTACAAGTCATGGAAAGTTATGCCAAATGATTACAAAGaagaaatgttgaaattaataGAG ATAAAAAAGGGAAAAGGAGTGTTGCCTGGACGTAAAGAGATTTACATTGATACCCGTACTCGTAAAGATGGAACAATTGTCAATGAAAAGGCTGCaaaattgatt gaagaactaaaaaaacataataatgagGCTGGAACTTCTCAATCAACCCAAGACACACAAGGTTCTATGTCTTGGAAGGATGACATATTTTATCAAGTACAAGGACCTGATAAAAACGGACGTGTGCGATGTATGGGCAAGATTCCTCATTCTAAAAAATCGAAGGTTTGTGCATCTGAAAATGAAGAGTTGCGCGAAAGAGTTAAGAATATGGAAAACTTGTTAGCAAATGTGATGACTTTAATTCAAAATCGATTTTCTGGAGCAGATGTTAATGATATAATACAAGCTGCAAGACAG GTTCCTGATGCTACTAGTGctcaaaaccatttgaattcacttagtccaaacaacaacgaaaataatgaaaatg gtgaagattaa
- the LOC101505308 gene encoding uncharacterized protein gives MDREWMCDPSKKSEEYIRGVNEFLEFAFQNSQINGKIMCPCTKCANCHSYSRVCVYEHLTDPHRGFLRGYRQWIYHGEKPRTSSSATKQNVEMEHDMDGLVHDVFGIHSTEEPICGEGERILEVRENSKFYEFVKENEQMLYPNCKKYSKLSFMVHLYHLKCLHGWSDKSFSMLLDLLRDALPEENVLPKSYYETKKIVSGLGLGYEKIHACPNDCILYWDKYAKYEVCPKCSTSRWKTTNEDVQGNGMETSERRKKIPAKILRWFPLKPRLQRLNDGSLGHPADSLAWKNFDAQYPTFSLDPRNVRLGVASDGFNPFKTMSITHSTWPVILIPYNLPPWMCMKQPYFMLSLLIPGPKGPGNNIDIYLQPLVQELQELWDDGIETFDAYKKETFQLRAAMMWTINDFPAYANLSGWSTKGQYACPCCGIETTSQWLRHGKKFCYMGHRRWLSPKHKWRLNSRDFDGTRELRIPPKRLDGTDILRQIDECREKGLANGAQPWKKKSIFFTLPYWQYNVLRHNLDVMHIEKNVCDNIIGTLLNQEGKSKDNYKARADLVDMGIRSMLHPQPSPNITTTRLPRACYQMTNKEKESFLSILKNVKTPDECSSNIPRCVHVKQHKMFGLKSYDCHVLMQELLPVALRGSLPDKVTSVLVDLCNFFKQICSKVLNVEFLSQLESQIVITLCQLETIFPPSFFTVMMHLVIHLAHEAQVAGPVQYRWMYPIERFLLTLKSFVRNRAHPEGSIAEGFLANECLTFCSQYLSGVETRFNRPNRNDDEVSGRPLGIKKQQKLRLGKRKKVSRTKLDKKELAQAHRYVLSNCDAVAPFIEEHILHLKRQCRPRRLTQVEIDKQHGQKFIEWFKLRIQRMDEQKSSEVTHELRWLSRGPSEVVRRYTGYAINGFRFHTKKRERFLKTQNSGVVVKTKTSKDEINYYGAITDTLLLDYSGKYKFVLFKCD, from the exons ATGGATAGAGAATGGATGTGTGATCCATCCAAAAAAAGTGAAGAATATATTCGAGGAGTTAATGAATTTCTTGaatttgcttttcaaaattcaCAAATCAATGGAAAAATAATGTGCCCTTGTACAAAATGTGCCAATTGCCACTCTTATTCTCGCGTATGTGTTTATGAACACTTAACAGATCCACATCGTGGATTTCTTAGAGGCTATAGACAATGGATATATCATGGTGAAAAACCTAGAACTTCAAGTAGCGCTACTAAACAAAATGTAGAAATGGAGCATGACATGGATGGATTAGTTCATGATGTATTTGGAATTCATTCTACAGAAGAGCCAATTTGTGGTGAAGGTGAAAGAATTCTCGAAGTTAGagaaaactctaaattttaCGAATTTGTAAAGGAGAATGAGCAAATGCTTTACCCCAACTGTAAGAAGTATAGCAAGCTATCATTTATGGTACATTTGTATCATTTAAAGTGTCTTCATGGGTGGAGTGACAAGTCATTCTCCATGTTGCTTGATTTACTAAGAGATGCTTTACCAGAAGAAAATGTTTTGCCAAAGTCATATTATGAAACTAAAAAGATTGTTTCAGGATTAGGTTTGGGGTATGAGAAGATCCATGCTTGTCCCAATGATTGCATATTATATTGGGATAAATATGCCAAATATGAAGTATGTCCAAAGTGTAGTACGTCAAGGTGGAAAACAACAAATGAAGACGTACAAGGTAATGGAATGGAGACTTCTGAGAGGCGAAAGAAGATACCAGCAAAGATCCTTCGGTGGTTTCCATTGAAACCAAGGTTGCAAAG ATTGAATGATGGTTCTCTTGGGCATCCAGCTGATTCCCTTGCTTGGAAGAATTTTGACGCTCAATATCCAACATTTTCGTTAGATCCTCGTAATGTTCGATTAGGAGTGGCTTCAGATGGTTTCAATCCTTTCAAGACTATGAGTATTACTCATAGCACTTGGCCTGTCATTCTAattccttacaatcttcctccttgGATGTGCATGAAACAACCATACTTCATGTTATCACTATTAATTCCGGGTCCAAAAGGTCCTGGAAATAACATTGACATTTATCTGCAACCTTTAGTACAAGAGTTGCAAGAGTTATGGGATGATGGAATTGAAACATTTGATGCCTATAAGAAAGAGACATTTCAACTTCGTGCAGCTATGATGTGGACTATTAATGACTTTCCAGCATATGCTAACTTGTCTGGATGGAGTACTAAAGGTCAATATGCATGTCCATGTTGTGGTATTGAAACTACCTCGCAGTGGTTACGTCATGGTAAAAAATTTTGCTACATGGGTCATCGTCGTTGGTTATCTCCCAAACATAAGTGGAGATTGAATAGTAGGGATTTTGATGGAACACGAGAGCTAAGGATCCCTCCTAAAAGACTTGATGGGACtgatattttaagacaaataGATGAATGTAGAGAAAAAGGTCTAGCAAATGGAGCACAACCTTGGAAAAAGAAGAGCATTTTCTTCACATTGCCTTATTGGCAATATAATGTATTGCGTCATAATCTTGATGTGATGCACATTGAAAAGAACGTATGTGACAACATTATTGGTACATTGTTAAACCAAGAGGGAAAATCCAAAGATAATTATAAGGCACGAGCTGATCTTGTAGATATGGGCATAAGAAGTATGCTCCATCCTCAACCAAGTCCTAATATAACTACAACGCGTTTGCCTAGAGCATGCTATCAAATGACTAACAAAGAAAAGGAATCTTTCCTAAGCATTCTCAAGAATgtaaaaactccagatgaatgTTCATCAAACATCCCACGTTGTGTGCATGTCAAGCAACACAAGATGTTTGGATTGAAAAGTTACGATTGTCATGTTTTGATGCAAGAGCTTCTTCCAGTAGCATTACGGGGTTCATTGCCAGATAAAGTCACTTCAGTGTTAGTTGATCTTTGCAATTTCTTCAAGCAAATTTGTTCTAAGGTACTTAATGTGGAATTTCTATCACAATTGGAGTCTCAAATAGTTATCACACTTTGTCAGTTGGAAACAATTtttcctccttcattttttaCTGTTATGATGCATTTGGTAATTCATTTGGCACACGAAGCCCAAGTTGCTGGACCGGTACAAtatcgatggatgtatccgattgAGAG GTTTCTTCTTACTCTTAAGTCCTTTGTACGTAATAGAGCCCATCCAGAAGGATCAATTGCAGAGGGATTTTTGGCCAATGAATGTTTGACGTTTTGTTCGCAATATCTATCTGGGGTAGAAACTAGGTTCAATAGACCTAACAGAAATGACGATGAAGTCTCTGGAAGGCCATTAGGgataaagaaacaacaaaagttACGATTAGGGAAGAGGAAGAAAGTGAGTAGAACTAAACTTGACAAGAAAGAGTTAGCACAGGCACATAGATATGTGCTTTCTAATTGTGATGCAGTTGCTCCATTTATAGA AGAACACATTTTACATCTTAAGAGACAGTGTCGACCACGACGATTGACACAAGTTGAAATTGACAAGCAACATGGTCAAAAATTTATTGAGTGGTTTAAACTCAGG ATCCAGCGTATGGATGAACAAAAGAGCTCAGAAGTTACTCATGAACTTAGATGGTTATCCCGTGGACCATCTGAGGTAGTAAGAAGATACACAGGTTATGCGATTAATGGTTTTAGATTCCACacaaagaagagagagagatttttgaaaacacaaaatAGTGGAGTTGTTGTAAAGACAAAGACCTCAAAAGATGAAATTAATTACTATGGGGCAATAACTGATACACTGCTGTTGGATTATTCTGGAAAgtacaagtttgtgttatttaaatgTGATTGA